A window of Bacteroidota bacterium genomic DNA:
ATGGTGCATTCATCAACACCGTCATCACCTTCCTGATTGTTGCTTTCTGTGTGTTCTTGCTGGTCAAATCGATCAACAAAGCGAAAAAACAGGAAGAAGAAGCACCAGCTGCTCCACCAGAACCATCTAGCGAAGAAAAGCTGCTTACGGAGATCCGCGACTTGTTGTCCGCCCGATAGCGCAGTACTCGTTTTATATAGAAAAAGCCCGGCGATAACTCGCCGGGCTTTTTTCGTTTACGTTATTTCCTTGCTAATCAACATCCAAGGTCCGCCCTGCCCTGCGGGTCATTTACGGGTGTACAATTGCCAGAAGGCAAGCTGCTAACATCATAACGACCAAGGTCGGGGTCATAGAGTGATTGGGAAAGGAAAACCACCAAGTCATCCATTTCCTGATCCGTCAGATTGAGTGGTCTAAACCGGCTGGGCACCAGGTCGTCTGGTATCGGGATTTCCGGCATCGCGTCATTATAGTACTCTACAACTTCTCTAAGTGTACGAAACGTACCACCGTGGCCAAAAAATCTTGAATCTACCAGGTTGTAGAGTTGAGGTACTTTGAACTTGAAGTTCTCACTGGCATCTCCCAAAAACACACCACGCCCGAGGCTGCTCTCTTCGTCCACTGGACCTATCACATCAGCGCCCTCCAGATCAGGCATGCCGAGGGCGTAGAAATCCATTTGGTTTAGTGACGGCCCAGTATGACACACCTCACAAATTGCCTTGCCAAAGAAGACAACCGCGCCGCGTTTTTCTGCTGTTGACATGGCAGCCAGGTCACCTCGTAGCCATTGTTGGAACGGTGCTTTGTTGGTAAGCAAGGTGCGCTCGTAAGCAGCCAGTGCAAGGCCAACATTTTCCAGGGAAACCAGTTCGCCTGGGAAAGCCTGGTCCCAGAGCGCTGTGTACTCCGGATGGGTCATCACAAGGGTTTGCTCAATGCTATCCATGCGATGAATGGATAGCGCGGCAATTGCTCGAGACTCCAGCCCTTCATAGCCGAGCATGTTTACCCCGGCGGGTGTGCCAGCAATCCAGCGGGCTTCCGTCCCTCTGTTTGGGCCGCGAATCCCAAACTTTCCAATCCAGCCGGTTACCTCCTGATACGGACCGTTCAGAATGGAAGGTGTTTTGATGCCCTGAACGTCAACTTCCTCGTTAGTATAGGTTGCGCTTTTGGTGCGCCCTTCGCCATTGCGTCCCCAGCCTACCCCGCCATCTCCCATCGCCTGTCGTCTGCCGGCCTGAAAGCCTGCGCCAGAATGGTGGCAGGTTGCACAGGAATACGTACCACGGGCCTCCTCATGAAGTGGGTTTGAAGCCAGCGCTGTTTCGTGAAAAAGCAGCTTGCCAAGTTCAACTTTTGCTGGCGTCAGCGGATTGAGCGGGTCCTGTGGTATTGCGTCCAGGTCATCGCTATCCGGCAAGATGAAATTGGATAGTCCTCGCTGCCCGCCAATCGTGATGATATCGATGAGCTCAGTATCGAGCGCCGTATCCATCATGGGCTCCGGCTCGACTGAGGTGTCACAGCCGGATAAAATCAGGCCAACGAGCACCATGCAGGTCCCGATATACCTGGAAATACTTTGATCCATTTCGGTTTTAACTTTTTATTAAAGTAACCGAGCCTTTTATCCCAGGTCGTCTTCGATCACAAGGTGGCGCGTTGGTGACCAGCTGCTAAATCCAAGCGGATTTTGAGAGCGGACACGCCAGTAGTAGATGTACGTTGGCACGAGTCCTCTGATCAAGGCAGCGTTGCCACGCACGCCTTCAACATCTGCTGAACGACGAATAAAGTTCTCTTCGAGAGATACTTGAATGTGGTAGGTAGTGGCTCCGTCTACAGGATCCCAAATGAAGTTGATCTGGGTAGGTTGATCTAGCTCACCGTCAGCCGGCAAGGTCAGTTTCGGGATCGGCGGAATTACCGCTTCTTTCTCCGTAGCAAACTGCCAGGTTTCAGACCACTCCCCAACACCATGATCGTTGCCGGCACGGACGCGCCAGAAATAGAGTTCGCCAACTGCCAGACCTGAAAGCTGATAAGAGTCTGCAACAACGCGCTCATCATTGACTACAAAGTCGGCAAAACCGGGTCGATCACTTACCTGGACCTGATAAAAGACGGCACTTGCAGCCGAATTCCATTGCAATTCAGTAGCGTTGGCTTCGTTATCCGCGCCGTTTGAGGGGTAAATCTGGCGTGGCACTTCGGGGACAGGATCGTTAGCATTCCCGTCACACCCTAAAAAACCGAGCATGCATGCCAAAAGCATGTATTTGCTGATCTTTTGCATCGTTGGTAAACTGCGCATTTATCTAAAAGAATCTTTTACTTCTAATAACCTTGAAAGCTAGGGAATAACCACTTGTTTTTCCAGCAATTCAAGGTCATTTCTCTCGCCCCTTAAGATTCTTCAAAATAAATACTTACCTGCTCACCCGCGCCCTACTCCAGTTCTTCGCCGTATTTGTTGCGATGCAAGTCTCGCGCGCTCTCTGTCCAACCATCGCGGTCGATACGCCCTGGGAAGTAATTGATATAATCGCTTACTATTTCTTTTTCATCATCGGTAAGCATGGCAATCTGCCGGTAGGTGGTGATATCCAGTTCAGCAAGCTTGCGCTCGATAACTGGGCCAATACCATAGATTTTCTTGAGGTTGTCGCGCGTTACCGTGGTCCCGTTTGATTGCCCTAGTGTAATATCAGGCACAAGCGGGGTGTCGTCTCTCTCCTCTTCCTCAGCCGTTGAAGGAGAAAAGCGGATGTTGGCATCTTTCATGCGGGTTTCTGCATTCGCCAAACTTTGCTGACACAACTCCAATTCGCGCTGGGTTTTCAATAAGGAGTCGCTCAATACAGCAATAGAACCGGTAGGGCCATCAGCTGAACTTGCTGCGGTTGACTTGAAATCCCGGTTCATGTCTATACCAACCCATTGCCCCCACAAGAACCAACCAATTGCCAGGCCAAAGCCAAAGGCAGCCAGTATCCAAAGACCAATGTGTGTTGCTAGAAAAACCATCAGGATCCTCCTTTAAGACTAAATACAACTCTTCGGTTCGCAATTCTTCCCTGTCTGGTTGAATTGGTTGCGACGGGACGTGTAGGCCCATAACCAACAGCTGTAAGACGGGAAGCTTCTATACCCTGGGTGATCAGGTAATCACGTACGGCATCAGCACGCATTTGGCTTAATTTCATATTGAGTTCAGCCTTGCCCAGGTTGTCGGTATGGCCCTGCACCTCGATCTGCGCACCTGGTGCCTCTTTAAGAATGCCGGCAACCTGGTTCAATACTTCTTTCGACAGATCAGCAAGAAACGCGGTATTGATTTTAAACTGGATACGCGTTGTAGTCTGCAGGTCCTGAATCCGCTTTTCAAGGGCCACAAGTTTCGGGTCGCGTTGCTCTTCTACAATCTGCAGTTGCTCTTCAAGGGCTAAACTTGACGGCAATGCGCTTACCAGATCTTCAAGCACCGCTTTCTTTTGCACGGCAGCCGCCACCTCTCCTTTCAACAGAAAAGATGCCCCCGATACTGGAATCACAATTTCAGGCTTCTTCACAACAGAAATTGCACTGATGGCTTGCATCAAAGGCGCAACCCATACTTGTGCTTCACCTGGCGCAACCACAAGATGATTTTCGATTGTTTGTGCAGGGAAGGCATCGAGTACGGCAGCGACGATGCTGTTGCGCGTACTTGCATCGTGCACTTCGCCCATAAGCACCAACTCACCATCTGCACCGGCTTTCATCTGAAACCCTTTCACGATGGGCCGCGCTGGCGCACTTGCTGAGTCAGCTTTGGCAGGTGGCTCCGGTGGCTTTACAGTCAGCTGGTTGTCAACAACACGTACATCCCAAACATCAGCAACGATTTGCTCGATACGGCGTTTTGCTTCAGCTGTCTCTACGGTCCCTCGCAGCAATGCATCACGTCCGTCAAATTTGATTTGTTCTACGCTTACACCTGCAGAATCAAGGGCCATCTGCGTTTCTTGCAGCAGCACAGCCTCGATTGGTGCTTTCTTGTAGTACAGCGTTAGAACCTCTAATAACAGCAGGCCCAGCACAGCTGCAACAATAATATTCCTGTTATCCATCCTAACACTTGGTGTTCAAAACGATGATCTATTCAGGCAGCCGGCAATGGGGTAGTTATTGCACATTTATTTGTTTGACTGCCTATAGTAAATCGTCGAAAAAAACCAGCGCTACGGATCTTTTTGACCGTTAAAATTAAATTCCACGCCAACTTCAAGTTCTTTTGTTTGCCAGTTGCTATCCAACACCGTTCGGCCCGGTGATTTTTTTGCGCCGCGCAAGCCGGCATTGTACCTTGTAAACACCCTGAACTGCTGATTCACCTTAAATCCAATGCCCCCACCAAGCGATGTGTTTATTCTGTGGATGTCATCGCCAACTCCTTCATTCATGGCTGAACTGAATTCAACAGGTGTCAGGGTCTCCGATTTCTTCCGGGCAAATAGCAAAACACCAAACTCGGGTCCTCCGAGGATGTAAAGCGGTGTGTTACCAATTTCGAGCCGGAATTGCAGGGGAATCGCAAGGTAGTGCTGATTGATGCTAAACTTGCCGGTAAATGGCTCCGGGTTTGTAGTCACATCAAATTCCCAGTTAACCTTAGATGCCAGCCGGGTGTAGCGGGCACCTGTACGCAAAAAGAGTTTTTTACCCAATGGCCCCTCAATGAATGTCATCGGGAGCTCCACACGCAGCATAACACTGGGAAAAACCAGCCCACTGTTATCCCACCACGGTAACGGTGACTCGTAATCGTGGCTATGAAAGCTGGAAGAAACGCCTATCCCCCATTGCAAAGCCTGCGCGGATGCAGCCCTCGGCGTTGTAAATTCGGTACATAGAAAAGCCAGGACAAAAAACGCGGCAACATTGGTGCGCATGA
This region includes:
- a CDS encoding cytochrome c peroxidase — translated: MDQSISRYIGTCMVLVGLILSGCDTSVEPEPMMDTALDTELIDIITIGGQRGLSNFILPDSDDLDAIPQDPLNPLTPAKVELGKLLFHETALASNPLHEEARGTYSCATCHHSGAGFQAGRRQAMGDGGVGWGRNGEGRTKSATYTNEEVDVQGIKTPSILNGPYQEVTGWIGKFGIRGPNRGTEARWIAGTPAGVNMLGYEGLESRAIAALSIHRMDSIEQTLVMTHPEYTALWDQAFPGELVSLENVGLALAAYERTLLTNKAPFQQWLRGDLAAMSTAEKRGAVVFFGKAICEVCHTGPSLNQMDFYALGMPDLEGADVIGPVDEESSLGRGVFLGDASENFKFKVPQLYNLVDSRFFGHGGTFRTLREVVEYYNDAMPEIPIPDDLVPSRFRPLNLTDQEMDDLVVFLSQSLYDPDLGRYDVSSLPSGNCTPVNDPQGRADLGC
- a CDS encoding porin family protein: MRTNVAAFFVLAFLCTEFTTPRAASAQALQWGIGVSSSFHSHDYESPLPWWDNSGLVFPSVMLRVELPMTFIEGPLGKKLFLRTGARYTRLASKVNWEFDVTTNPEPFTGKFSINQHYLAIPLQFRLEIGNTPLYILGGPEFGVLLFARKKSETLTPVEFSSAMNEGVGDDIHRINTSLGGGIGFKVNQQFRVFTRYNAGLRGAKKSPGRTVLDSNWQTKELEVGVEFNFNGQKDP
- a CDS encoding OmpA family protein, whose protein sequence is MDNRNIIVAAVLGLLLLEVLTLYYKKAPIEAVLLQETQMALDSAGVSVEQIKFDGRDALLRGTVETAEAKRRIEQIVADVWDVRVVDNQLTVKPPEPPAKADSASAPARPIVKGFQMKAGADGELVLMGEVHDASTRNSIVAAVLDAFPAQTIENHLVVAPGEAQVWVAPLMQAISAISVVKKPEIVIPVSGASFLLKGEVAAAVQKKAVLEDLVSALPSSLALEEQLQIVEEQRDPKLVALEKRIQDLQTTTRIQFKINTAFLADLSKEVLNQVAGILKEAPGAQIEVQGHTDNLGKAELNMKLSQMRADAVRDYLITQGIEASRLTAVGYGPTRPVATNSTRQGRIANRRVVFSLKGGS
- a CDS encoding fibronectin type III domain-containing protein — encoded protein: MLGFLGCDGNANDPVPEVPRQIYPSNGADNEANATELQWNSAASAVFYQVQVSDRPGFADFVVNDERVVADSYQLSGLAVGELYFWRVRAGNDHGVGEWSETWQFATEKEAVIPPIPKLTLPADGELDQPTQINFIWDPVDGATTYHIQVSLEENFIRRSADVEGVRGNAALIRGLVPTYIYYWRVRSQNPLGFSSWSPTRHLVIEDDLG